The genomic window CGCGATGTCGGCGCAGGCTTTCCACCAGGGCGAGTCGTCGGCGGCCTTCCAGGCCGCGCACGCCCGCTTCGTGGAAGTAGCCGCCAAGGTCAACGCCCTGCTGGACATCGCGCAGGCGAACTTGGGCGACGCCGCCGGCACCTATGTTGCCGCCGACTCCGCGGCCGCGTCCACCTACACCGGGTTCTGATCCGGGCCGTTACGAACGAAAGGATTTCTGATGTCCCAGATCATGTACAACTACCCGGCTATGCTGGCTCACGCGGGTGAAATGGCGGGCTACGCCGGCACCATGCAGGGCCTGGGTGCCGACATCTCCGCCGAGCAGGCCGCGCTGTCGAACGCCTGGCAGGGTGACACCGGTATGACCTACCAGGCCTGGCAGGGGCAGTGGAACCAGGCGATGGCGGATCTGGTGCGGGCCTACCAGTCGATGGCCAGCACCCACGAAGCCAACACCATGTCCATGATGGCTCGCGACCAGGCCGAAGCCGCTAAGTGGGGCGGCTAGCCGGCTCGATGCGGTCCGAACCCAACGCCGTCGAGCTGACGGTCGATCACGCGTGGTTCATCGCGGAAACGGTTGGGGCGGGGAGTTTTCCATGGGTATTGGCGATCACCCCGCCCTACTGCGATGCCGCGCAACGGGATTCGTTCCTCCAGCAGCAACGCGACGAACTGACCCAGATGGGTCTGATCTCGGCCGACGGCGTCATCAATCCGGCGGTCGCCGGCTGGATCAAGGTCGTGTGCTTCCCCGATCGGTGGCTCGACCTGCGCTACCTGGGGCCCGCCTCGGCCCACGGCGCCCCTGATCTGCTGCGTGGCATAGTCGCGATGCGCGCCGGCGCCAGCACCGTGGTGGCCCTGCGCAGCGCGCAACTGATCACGTTCACCGCCATGGACATCGACGACCCCAGGGCGCTGGTGCCGGTCCTCGGTGTCGGGTTGGCGCAACGCCCGCCGGCGCGGTTCGAGACCTTCAGCATGCCGACGCGGGTCGGCGCCAGGGCGGACGAGCGCCTGCGGTCCGGCGCGCCGCTCGCCGAGGTTCTCGAGTACCTGGGCATTCCGGAATCGGCTCGTCCGGTGGTGGACGCGGTGTTCAACGGCCCGCGCAGCTACGTCGAGGTCGTGGCCGGCTGCAACCGCGACGGCCGGCACACCACCACAGAGGTGGGGATGAGCCTTGTCGACACCACCGCGGGCCGGATACTGGTCAGTCCGTCGAAAGCGTTTGATGGGGAATGGGTTTCGACGTTCGCCCCGGGTACTACGTTCGCGGTTGCCGTCGCCATCGAACAGCTGACCGCGAACCTGCCCGGCGGGCACTGGTTCCCCGATCACCGGCTATCCCGAGACTTTTCCGCACCGCACTCCGAAGTACCCACCAGATCCCAAGTAGCAACGAGATAGAGAAGAGAGCACGATGCACCAGCAAGGGTCCCAGCCGAATCTGAGGGTCCGATGACGTCGGGCACCGTCATGCCGATCGTTCGCGTCGCCATCCTCGCGGACAGCAGGTTGACGGAGATGGCTTTGCCCGCGGAGTTGCCGCTGCGTGAAATCCTGCCCGCGGTGCAACGTTTGGCGGCCCCGGCCGCGCACAACGGTGACGCCGGCGACGCCGAGACCTCGGCCGTGCAGTTGAGCTTGGCGCCCATCGGTGGGGCACCGTTCAGCTTGGACGCGAGCCTGGACACGGTGGGCGTGGTCGACGGCGATCTGCTCGCGCTGCAGCCGGTGCCCAACGGGCCGGCCGCGCCGGGAATCGTCGAAGACATCGCCGACGCCGCCATGATCTTCTCCGCCTCCCGGCTCAAGCCGTGGGGTACCAGGCACATTCAGCGGTTCGCGCTGACCGCGGTGATCGCGGTCGTGCTGGTGGCGACCGGCCTGGC from Mycobacterium kubicae includes these protein-coding regions:
- the esxG gene encoding type VII secretion system protein EsxG; its protein translation is MSLLDAHIPQLVASESAFGAKAGLMRHTIGQAEQAAMSAQAFHQGESSAAFQAAHARFVEVAAKVNALLDIAQANLGDAAGTYVAADSAAASTYTGF
- a CDS encoding WXG100 family type VII secretion target → MSQIMYNYPAMLAHAGEMAGYAGTMQGLGADISAEQAALSNAWQGDTGMTYQAWQGQWNQAMADLVRAYQSMASTHEANTMSMMARDQAEAAKWGG
- a CDS encoding ESX secretion-associated protein EspG, which gives rise to MRSEPNAVELTVDHAWFIAETVGAGSFPWVLAITPPYCDAAQRDSFLQQQRDELTQMGLISADGVINPAVAGWIKVVCFPDRWLDLRYLGPASAHGAPDLLRGIVAMRAGASTVVALRSAQLITFTAMDIDDPRALVPVLGVGLAQRPPARFETFSMPTRVGARADERLRSGAPLAEVLEYLGIPESARPVVDAVFNGPRSYVEVVAGCNRDGRHTTTEVGMSLVDTTAGRILVSPSKAFDGEWVSTFAPGTTFAVAVAIEQLTANLPGGHWFPDHRLSRDFSAPHSEVPTRSQVATR